The following coding sequences lie in one Fimbriiglobus ruber genomic window:
- a CDS encoding beta strand repeat-containing protein: MKPSRLKLRIETLEDRTNPAPVNIGFGTGVYTFDVAGYQFHQNNANFSTTSSAFGFSSASMTAAQQVTTKNGGLVASKLNDAFDGALSFGLAPGGNPSETTYHDADGIVDITGNILTGDPNAIGTDGKSFNGLELAQQNAVFALTPTVPVIRSTLFITNPTNAPITQELGDFNNLGSDANTTIYTTSSGDTTFDAATDRWVVTFQNYSGTTSTDVRDLEVMQGPGSVASSASTTWTGNGNDRTNWLYTVTVNPGETKAIMEFDTLTGSLPLAAGFGQQVFDSNATVQSNGLLAGLSSQQLSEVVNWDFSPPTVQSVSAPAVTNASNPSAFDFTVTYSDNTAIDTSTLDGNDVLVTGPNGYSQLASFVSVDTPGNGTPRTATYELAAAQLPGGNGWDPTDNGNYTLTLQANQVADNNNNYAAAGSIGTFNVDIKQAPAITSADTTTFSAGTAGTFTVTTTGVPTASLMETGALPSGVTFADNGDGTATLAGTAVGTEGPYTFTLTADNGFGTPATQTFTLNVDQNPAITSAATDTLTVGTAGTFSVTTTGFPISALTETGALPSGVTFVDNGNGTATLAGTPIAGTGGTYDFTITAANGNRPDATQPFTLTVGEPPTITSAAATTFTTGTNGTFSITTGHDFPTATTLTETGALPSNVTFVDNGDGTATLAGTPAAGTGGTFALTVTAANGVTHTVTVDEPPTITSADATTLAVGTAGTFTVATAHDFPAPPPSRDWRPAYRGHLP, from the coding sequence ATGAAACCGTCACGCTTGAAACTCCGCATCGAAACCCTCGAAGATCGAACAAATCCGGCCCCTGTTAATATCGGCTTCGGCACCGGCGTGTACACATTCGACGTTGCTGGGTATCAGTTTCACCAGAACAACGCCAACTTCTCCACGACCTCATCAGCGTTCGGATTCAGCAGCGCAAGTATGACGGCCGCCCAGCAAGTGACGACGAAAAATGGCGGTTTGGTCGCTTCAAAGCTCAATGACGCTTTCGACGGGGCTCTTTCGTTCGGCCTGGCTCCAGGTGGCAACCCCAGCGAAACAACTTACCACGACGCGGATGGGATAGTTGACATTACGGGCAACATTCTCACGGGCGACCCGAATGCGATCGGGACCGATGGTAAGTCTTTTAACGGCCTCGAATTGGCCCAACAGAACGCCGTCTTTGCTCTGACCCCGACGGTGCCGGTTATCCGTTCGACCTTGTTCATCACCAACCCGACCAACGCCCCCATCACCCAGGAACTCGGCGACTTCAACAATCTCGGGTCGGATGCCAACACCACGATCTACACGACCAGCAGCGGCGACACGACATTCGACGCCGCTACCGACCGGTGGGTGGTCACCTTCCAGAACTACTCCGGAACTACCAGTACCGACGTGCGCGATTTGGAAGTCATGCAGGGACCAGGTTCCGTTGCCTCGTCCGCCAGTACGACGTGGACGGGAAATGGCAACGACCGTACTAACTGGCTTTACACCGTTACTGTGAATCCGGGCGAAACGAAAGCCATCATGGAGTTTGACACCCTGACCGGGTCACTCCCTCTGGCGGCCGGTTTCGGTCAGCAGGTCTTTGACAGCAACGCGACCGTCCAGTCGAATGGGCTCCTCGCCGGCCTGTCTTCTCAACAATTGTCCGAAGTCGTCAACTGGGACTTCTCGCCGCCCACCGTCCAGTCGGTTAGCGCTCCCGCTGTCACGAACGCATCGAACCCGTCGGCGTTTGATTTCACGGTCACTTACTCCGACAATACGGCCATCGACACCTCGACCCTGGACGGTAACGATGTCCTCGTGACCGGCCCGAACGGGTATAGCCAGTTAGCCTCCTTCGTGAGCGTCGATACCCCCGGGAACGGCACCCCGCGTACCGCGACTTATGAACTGGCGGCCGCCCAGTTGCCCGGCGGGAACGGGTGGGATCCGACCGATAACGGTAACTACACTCTCACCCTGCAAGCCAATCAGGTCGCCGACAACAATAACAATTATGCCGCTGCCGGGAGTATTGGAACCTTCAACGTCGACATCAAACAGGCCCCTGCCATCACGAGCGCGGACACCACGACGTTCTCGGCCGGAACCGCCGGCACGTTCACGGTGACCACAACCGGCGTCCCGACGGCATCCTTAATGGAAACTGGGGCATTACCATCTGGGGTCACCTTCGCCGATAACGGGGACGGCACCGCCACACTCGCCGGAACGGCAGTTGGCACGGAAGGACCATACACATTCACCCTGACTGCCGACAACGGATTCGGCACCCCAGCGACCCAGACGTTTACCCTCAATGTCGACCAGAACCCCGCGATCACGAGTGCGGCAACCGACACGCTAACGGTTGGCACCGCTGGCACATTTAGTGTAACGACCACCGGATTCCCGATTTCGGCGCTGACGGAAACGGGTGCCCTCCCGAGCGGGGTCACGTTCGTCGACAACGGCAACGGCACCGCCACACTCGCCGGTACTCCCATCGCCGGCACCGGCGGGACGTATGACTTCACAATCACTGCGGCCAACGGCAACAGACCCGATGCCACCCAGCCCTTCACACTCACCGTCGGCGAACCCCCGACCATCACCAGCGCGGCGGCCACCACATTTACCACCGGCACAAACGGGACGTTCAGCATCACCACCGGGCACGACTTCCCGACCGCCACCACCCTCACCGAGACCGGGGCTCTGCCTTCCAATGTCACGTTCGTCGATAACGGCGACGGTACCGCCACCCTCGCCGGCACACCGGCCGCCGGGACCGGAGGCACGTTCGCCCTGACTGTCACCGCGGCCAACGGTGTCACCCACACAGTCACCGTCGACGAGCCCCCGACCATCACGAGCGCGGATGCGACCACGCTCGCCGTCGGTACGGCCGGGACGTTTACCGTCGCCACCGCCCACGACTTCCCGGCGCCACCACCCTCACGAGACTGGCGCCCTGCCTACCGGGGTCACCTTCCATGA